Within the Desulfovibrio sp. X2 genome, the region CTCGTTGGGGTAGTGGAAATATCCGGCCGGGGCCAGGAAGGCCAGGGCCAGCCCCTCGGGATGGAGACCGGCCTCGGGCGCCCCGTCTTCTCCGGGGGCGCCGCGCAGGCGCAGCAGGGGGCAGCCGTGCACGGAAAGGGGCCTGGGCACCTCGAAGCGCACCGCGAAGGACTCTCCGGCCAGCCGCTCCATCCAGGCCGCCTCCAGCGCCAGGCCCGCGCCGTCCTCGTCCGCCCGGGCGCGCTTGACCACCAGCAGTTCCCCGCTCGAAGTCTTCCAGACCAGGCTGCGCCCCTCGCGGCGCGGCGCGGTGCGCGCATCGGCCCCGGCCGGGACACCGGCCAGGGCGCAGAGCGCGGCCGCGTCCGTCTCGGGCGCTGCCGCGGGATCGCAGGGGCTCACACCCCGGCCCGCCGGGGCCGCGGGCAGCCCGCCCAGGACCCCGGCCACGGCCAGGCGCGCCTTGCGCGTGCCCTCGCGCAGCATGGCGTCGAGCACGGACAGGGCGCGCGCGGCGAGCGGCCCGGGCGTGCCGGGCCGCAGAAGGCAGGCCAGCCCCTGGGCCGCCTCGCGGTACAGGTGGTGCGCGTTTCTCTGCGCGTCGTGGGCGAAGTTGGTGAGGATCGTTTCGAGCGCGTACAGGCTCCGCTCGGGCAGGGCGGCGCCCTCGCGCTCGGCCTCGGCGCGCAGCTCGCGGGCGTTCAGCCAGGTGACGGTGAAGTCGCGCTGCACGGCGCGCGTGGCGGGGTCGACGTCCGGAAAGTAGTGCACGGCTGAGCAGCTACCCTATCCGGCGCGCGAAGGCCAGCCCGGCGGCGCCCGGCGGCCGCCGTATCCAGGGCGGCCGGTCCGCCCCCTGCCCTTGCCTACCCTTCTTCCGAGGGCTCGCAGGCGCGGCCCTTGTAGTGGAAGAGGAAGTGCAGCCCCTTCTTGACCGTGTCCGAGAAGATCTTGCTCGAGAAGTAGTCGCCCGCCACGCGCTTGGCCGACTCGCCGAGCGTGGGATAGGGATGCACGGCCGCGGCCAGGGTGGCCAGCTTGACCTTGCCGCAGGCCACGGCGATCCATTCGTTCAGCAGCTCGCCCGCGTGCAGCCCGGCGATCTGCACGCCGATGGGCCGCTCCTTCTCGTCCAGCAAAAGCTTCAGCTTCCCCTCGGCCATGCCCTCGGCCAGGGCGCGGTCGTTGTTGGCGAAGGACTCGGTGTAGACCGTGTACTCGATGCCCAGCTCGCGCGCCTCGCGCTCGTTCAGGCCTATGCCGCCGAGCTCGGGCTCGGAGTAGGTGCAGTGCGGCAGCCAGGTGTAGTCCGTCTTGCGCGGCACGCGGAAGACCGCGTTGGTGACCACGATGCCGCCCTCGTAGCCCGCGGCGTGGGTGAACATGTGCCCGCCCGTGGCGTCGCCCGCGGCGAAGATGTGCTTCTGCGAGGTGCGCAGCCGCTCGTCCACGGTGATGCCCTGCGCCGTGTGCTTCACCCCGGCCGCGTCCAGGTCCAGCCCCAGGACGTTGGCCCGCCGCCCCAGGGCCACCAGCAGATGCTCGCCCCTGGCCACCAGCTCGCGGCCGAGCTTCTCGAAGACCACTTCCTTGCGCCCCTCGGCGCTTCGCACCCGCGTGACGGAGCAGCCGAGGTGGAACTTGACCCCCTCGCGCTCCAGCTGCTCCATGACCACGCCCGCCATGTCCGGGTCCTCGCGCGAGAGGATCTGGTGGCCGCGCTGCACCACCGTGACCTGGCTGCCCAGGCGCTGGAAGGCCTGGGCCATCTCGATGGCCAGGGGGCCCGCGCCGAGGATGACCAGGGAGCGCGGCAGGGCGTCGAGGGAGAAGATTTCGCGGTTGGTCAGGTAGCCGGTCTCGGCAAGGCCCGGGATGTCCGGCGCGGCCGCCGAGGAGCCCACGCAGAGCACCCAGCGCGCCGCGGTCACGGCCTTGCCGTCGCATTCCACCTTGTGCTCGTCCAGGAAGCGGGCGTGGCCGAAGCGGACCTCGGCCCCGAGCGAGCAGAAGCGCTCCGGCGAGTCGTGGCGCTGGATGGCGGAGATGACGCCAAAGATGCGCTCGCGCACCTTGCGGAAGTCCACCGGGCCCATGGCCGCCGGAGGCAGGCCCAGGTGGTGCGC harbors:
- a CDS encoding NAD(P)/FAD-dependent oxidoreductase, whose product is MAAYDYDIGIIGGGAAGLTVAAGAAQLGAKCVVLEKEKALGGDCLHYGCVPSKTLLATARAARLVRVAHHLGLPPAAMGPVDFRKVRERIFGVISAIQRHDSPERFCSLGAEVRFGHARFLDEHKVECDGKAVTAARWVLCVGSSAAAPDIPGLAETGYLTNREIFSLDALPRSLVILGAGPLAIEMAQAFQRLGSQVTVVQRGHQILSREDPDMAGVVMEQLEREGVKFHLGCSVTRVRSAEGRKEVVFEKLGRELVARGEHLLVALGRRANVLGLDLDAAGVKHTAQGITVDERLRTSQKHIFAAGDATGGHMFTHAAGYEGGIVVTNAVFRVPRKTDYTWLPHCTYSEPELGGIGLNEREARELGIEYTVYTESFANNDRALAEGMAEGKLKLLLDEKERPIGVQIAGLHAGELLNEWIAVACGKVKLATLAAAVHPYPTLGESAKRVAGDYFSSKIFSDTVKKGLHFLFHYKGRACEPSEEG